Proteins encoded by one window of Esox lucius isolate fEsoLuc1 chromosome 4, fEsoLuc1.pri, whole genome shotgun sequence:
- the LOC105024423 gene encoding zinc finger protein ubi-d4, producing the protein MAAAVDSVVKVLGEQYYKDAMEQCHTYNARLCAERSILMPFLDSQTGVAQSNCYIWMEKRHRRAGMAPGQLYTYPARRWRKKRRSHPPEDPRLAFPPLKSVELGLKRDALGAVDGSSLEALLKGEPLERRGQPEPRGPEENPATPEPVAATASSHTSSGRIRKRVLDHDDYLDDLDDEDFEDETPKRRGKGKSKGRSVGNGKKKMEAAAAALEERDKPYACDICGKRYKNRPGLSYHYTHSHLAEEEGEDREEIEAPPTPHRVEEHKTPKKGPNGLAMPNDYCDFCLGDSAHNQKTGQSEELVSCSDCGRSGHPSCLQFTEVMMAAVKTYRWQCIECKCCNVCGTSENDDQLLFCDDCDRGYHMYCLNPPMTEPPEGSWSCHLCLLLLKDKASIYQQQSATAEDE; encoded by the exons ATGGCGGCGGCCGTGGATAGTGTTGTGAAAGT GCTCGGGGAGCAGTACTATAAGGATGCTATGGAGCAGTGCCACACCTATAACGCTCGTCTCTGTGCGGAGAGGAGCATCCTTATGCCTTTCCTTGACTCTCAAACGGGTGTTGCTCAGAGCAATTGCTACATCTGGATGGAGAAAAGACACAGGCGTGCAG GCATGGCTCCTGGGCAGCTCTATACCTACCCCGCTCGTCGCTGGAGGAAGAAACGACGGTCCCACCCACCTGAGGACCCTCGCTTGGCCTTCCCCCCTCTTAAATCAG TGGAGCTGGGTCTGAAGCGTGATGCTCTTGGAGCAGTGGATGGCAGCAGCCTGGAAGCCCTTTTGAAGGGGGAGCCTCTGGAGAGGAGGGGTCAGCCTGAACCCCGGGGCCCTgaggaaaacccagccacgccTGAACCTGTTGCGGCCACGGCCTCCAGTCACACCTCCTCCGGACGCATCCGCAAG AGGGTGCTGGACCATGACGACTACCTGGATGACCTGGATGATGAAGACTTTGAGGACGAGACCCCCAAGAGACGAGGGAAGGGCAAGTCCAAGGGCCGTTCAGTAGGAAATGGAAAGAAGAAAATGGAGGCCGCTGCGGCTGCTTTGGAAGAACGGGACAAACCCTACGCCTGTGACA TCTGTGGGAAGCGCTATAAGAACCGTCCGGGCCTGAGCTACCACTACACACACTCCCATCTGgctgaggaagagggggaggacagggaggagatcGAGGCCCCTCCAACGCCTCACCGAGTTGAGGAACACAAGA CTCCTAAGAAAGGCCCAAACGGTTTGGCCATGCCCAACGACTACTGCGACTTCTGTCTGGGAGACTCGGCCCACAACCAGAAGACCGGCCAGTCGGAGGAGCTGGTGTCTTGCTCAGACTGCGGACGGTCAG GTCACCCATCCTGCCTGCAGTTCACCGAGGTGATGATGGCCGCAGTGAAGACGTACCGCTGGCAGTGCATCGAGTGCAAGTGCTGCAACGTCTGCGGTACCTCGGAGAATGAC GACCAGCTGCTGTTCTGTGACGACTGTGATCGAGGATACCACATGTACTGCCTCAACCCCCCTATGACCGAGCCCCCGGAAG gGAGTTGGAGTTGTCACCTTTGCTTGCTTCTGCTGAAGGACAAGGCGTCCATATACCAGCAGCAGAGCGCCACTGCAGAAGATGAATAG